In one window of Nocardia brasiliensis DNA:
- a CDS encoding ATP-dependent Clp protease ATP-binding subunit — protein MFERFTDRARRVVVLAQEEARMLNHNYIGTEHILLGLIHEGEGVAAKSLESLGISLEGVRSQVEEIIGQGQQAPSGHIPFTPRAKKVLELSLREALQLGHNYIGTEHILLGLIREGEGVAAQVLVKLGADLNRVRQQVIQLLSGYQGKEPVESGSRGEAGTPSTSLVLDQFGRNLTQAALEGKLDPVIGRSKEIERVMQVLSRRTKNNPVLIGEPGVGKTAVVEGLAQAIVNGEVPETLKDKQLYTLDLGSLVAGSRYRGDFEERLKKVLKEINTRGDIILFIDELHTLVGAGAAEGAIDAASILKPKLARGELQTIGATTLDEYRKYIEKDAALERRFQPVQVGEPTVEHTINILKGLRDRYEAHHRVSITDGALVAAATLADRYINDRFLPDKAIDLIDEAGARMRIRRMTAPPDLREFDDKIADARREKESAIDAQDFEKAARLRDKEKQLVAKRAEREKQWRSGDLDVVAEVDDEQIAEVLANWTGIPVFKLTEEETTRLLRMEDELHKRIIGQEDAVKAVSKAIRRTRAGLKDPKRPSGSFIFAGPSGVGKTELSKALANFLFGDDDALIQIDMGEFHDRFTASRLFGAPPGYVGYEEGGQLTEKVRRKPFSVVLFDEIEKAHQEIYNTLLQVLEDGRLTDGQGRTVDFKNTVLIFTSNLGTSDISKAVGLGFTQSNAEGSNYERMKLKVNDELKKHFRPEFLNRIDDVIVFHQLTTDQIVQMVDLMIGRVAKQLKNKDMEIELTEQGKALLAKRGFDPVLGARPLRRTIQREIEDQLSEKILFGEIGAGQTIVVDVEGWDGEGSGEDARFTFTGKAKLTKGDKSEEKPEVVLTGATEGPAEAVGE, from the coding sequence ATGTTCGAGAGGTTCACCGACCGCGCGAGGCGTGTCGTTGTCCTGGCCCAGGAAGAGGCCCGGATGCTCAACCACAACTACATCGGCACCGAGCACATCCTGCTGGGGCTGATTCACGAGGGTGAGGGTGTCGCGGCCAAGTCGCTGGAATCGCTCGGCATTTCGCTGGAGGGCGTGCGCAGCCAGGTGGAGGAGATCATCGGTCAGGGCCAGCAGGCTCCGTCCGGCCACATCCCGTTCACCCCGCGGGCCAAGAAAGTCTTGGAGCTGAGCCTGCGCGAGGCGTTGCAGCTCGGCCACAACTACATCGGCACCGAGCACATCCTGCTCGGTCTCATCCGCGAGGGTGAGGGCGTCGCCGCGCAGGTGCTCGTGAAACTGGGCGCCGATCTCAACCGGGTGCGTCAGCAGGTCATCCAGCTGCTGTCCGGGTACCAGGGCAAGGAGCCGGTCGAGTCCGGTTCCCGCGGTGAGGCGGGCACGCCGTCCACCTCGCTGGTGCTCGACCAGTTCGGCCGCAACCTGACCCAGGCCGCGCTCGAGGGCAAGCTCGATCCCGTCATCGGCCGCTCGAAGGAAATCGAGCGCGTGATGCAGGTGCTGAGCCGCCGTACCAAGAACAACCCCGTCCTCATCGGCGAGCCCGGTGTCGGTAAGACCGCGGTCGTCGAGGGCCTGGCGCAGGCCATCGTCAACGGCGAGGTGCCGGAGACGCTGAAGGACAAGCAGCTCTACACCCTGGACCTGGGCTCGCTGGTCGCGGGCAGCCGCTACCGCGGTGACTTCGAAGAGCGCCTGAAGAAGGTGCTCAAGGAGATCAACACCCGCGGCGACATCATCCTGTTCATCGACGAGCTGCACACGCTCGTGGGTGCGGGTGCCGCCGAGGGCGCGATCGACGCGGCCTCGATCCTGAAGCCGAAGCTGGCCCGTGGCGAGCTGCAGACCATCGGCGCGACCACGCTCGACGAGTACCGCAAGTACATCGAGAAGGACGCCGCGCTGGAGCGCCGGTTCCAGCCGGTCCAGGTCGGCGAGCCGACGGTCGAGCACACCATCAACATCCTCAAGGGTCTGCGCGACCGCTACGAGGCGCACCACCGGGTGTCCATCACCGACGGCGCGCTGGTGGCCGCGGCGACGCTGGCCGACCGCTACATCAACGACCGGTTCCTGCCGGACAAGGCGATCGACCTGATCGACGAGGCCGGTGCGCGCATGCGCATCCGTCGTATGACCGCCCCGCCGGACCTGCGCGAATTCGACGACAAGATCGCCGACGCGCGCCGGGAGAAGGAGAGCGCGATCGACGCGCAGGACTTCGAGAAGGCGGCGCGGCTGCGCGACAAGGAAAAGCAGCTGGTGGCCAAGCGCGCCGAGCGGGAAAAGCAGTGGCGCTCCGGCGATCTCGACGTGGTCGCCGAGGTCGACGACGAGCAGATCGCGGAGGTGCTGGCCAACTGGACCGGCATCCCCGTCTTCAAGCTCACCGAGGAGGAGACCACCCGGCTGCTCCGCATGGAGGACGAGCTGCACAAGCGGATCATCGGCCAGGAAGACGCCGTCAAGGCCGTCTCCAAGGCGATCCGCCGCACGCGCGCCGGCCTGAAGGATCCGAAGCGTCCGTCCGGCTCGTTCATCTTCGCCGGTCCGTCCGGTGTCGGTAAGACCGAGCTGTCCAAGGCGCTGGCGAACTTCCTGTTCGGCGACGACGACGCGCTCATCCAGATCGATATGGGCGAGTTCCACGACCGCTTCACCGCGTCGCGGCTCTTCGGTGCCCCTCCCGGGTACGTCGGTTACGAAGAGGGCGGCCAGCTCACCGAGAAGGTGCGCCGCAAGCCGTTCTCCGTCGTGCTGTTCGACGAGATCGAGAAGGCACACCAGGAGATCTACAACACCCTGTTGCAGGTCCTCGAGGACGGTCGTCTCACCGACGGCCAGGGTCGCACGGTCGACTTCAAGAACACCGTGCTGATCTTCACCTCGAACCTGGGCACCTCCGACATCTCCAAGGCGGTCGGCCTGGGCTTCACCCAGTCCAACGCCGAGGGCTCGAACTACGAGCGGATGAAGCTCAAGGTCAACGACGAGCTGAAGAAGCACTTCCGCCCCGAGTTCCTCAACCGCATCGACGACGTCATCGTCTTCCACCAGCTCACGACCGATCAGATCGTGCAGATGGTGGACCTGATGATCGGCCGCGTCGCCAAGCAGTTGAAGAACAAGGATATGGAGATCGAGCTGACCGAGCAGGGCAAGGCGCTGCTGGCCAAGCGCGGTTTCGATCCCGTGCTCGGTGCCCGCCCGCTGCGTCGCACCATTCAGCGCGAGATCGAGGACCAGCTGTCGGAGAAGATCCTCTTCGGCGAGATCGGCGCGGGCCAGACCATCGTGGTCGACGTCGAGGGCTGGGACGGCGAAGGCTCCGGCGAGGACGCCAGGTTCACCTTCACCGGCAAGGCGAAGCTGACCAAGGGCGACAAGTCCGAGGAGAAGCCCGAAGTCGTGCTGACCGGCGCGACCGAAGGCCCCGCCGAAGCCGTCGGCGAGTAA
- a CDS encoding vWA domain-containing protein: MTNPDLTLIAVLLDRSGSMQSIKTDTEGGFAAFLEQQRTVPKTIEVTLAQFDTEYECVYANKPLAEVPPLHLQPRGMTALYDAVGKLVTDIGTELARRPEDARPGTVIVVVLTDGHENSSREWSHAAVKSLIVQQREVYSWEFLFLGANMDAVEIGTGMGFDPGSSITYAAAPQGVSAVFRSASRYSARLQSAPGAARSGFTDAERQEANPGN, translated from the coding sequence ATGACAAATCCAGATCTGACCCTGATCGCCGTACTGCTGGACCGTTCCGGTTCGATGCAGTCGATCAAAACCGATACCGAGGGCGGGTTCGCGGCGTTCCTCGAGCAGCAGCGCACGGTCCCGAAGACGATCGAGGTGACCCTGGCGCAGTTCGACACCGAGTACGAGTGCGTCTACGCGAACAAGCCGCTCGCCGAGGTCCCGCCGCTGCACCTGCAACCGCGCGGCATGACCGCCCTCTACGACGCGGTCGGCAAGCTGGTCACCGATATCGGCACCGAGCTGGCCCGGCGCCCGGAGGACGCACGGCCGGGCACGGTGATCGTGGTCGTGCTCACCGACGGCCACGAGAACTCCAGCCGGGAATGGTCGCACGCGGCGGTGAAGTCGCTGATTGTGCAGCAGCGCGAGGTATACAGCTGGGAGTTCCTGTTCCTCGGCGCCAATATGGACGCCGTCGAGATCGGCACCGGCATGGGCTTCGACCCCGGCTCTTCCATCACCTATGCGGCTGCGCCCCAGGGTGTTTCGGCCGTCTTCCGGTCCGCGTCGCGCTACTCCGCGCGGCTGCAGAGCGCGCCGGGCGCGGCCAGGAGCGGGTTCACCGACGCGGAGCGCCAGGAGGCGAACCCGGGCAACTGA
- a CDS encoding response regulator transcription factor, whose translation MSIRVLVADDQALVRGGFVALLAAQDGIEVVGEADNGEQAVRMTRSLTPDVVLMDIRMPILDGLAATRMIAEDPQLAAVRVVVLTTFELDEYVFEAMRAGATGFLVKHTEPADLVRAVRVVAAGDALLSPGVTRRLIAEFSAHAKTPPPATLSELTEREREVMVLVAEGLTNAEIGARLFMSPATARTHVSRILMKLGARDRTQLVVMAYESGLVRPGWQ comes from the coding sequence ATGAGCATCCGGGTCCTGGTCGCCGACGATCAAGCGCTGGTGCGCGGCGGTTTCGTCGCGCTGCTCGCCGCCCAGGACGGGATCGAGGTGGTCGGCGAGGCGGACAACGGCGAACAGGCCGTGCGGATGACCCGCAGCCTCACCCCCGACGTGGTGCTGATGGACATCAGGATGCCGATCCTGGACGGCCTCGCCGCGACCCGCATGATCGCCGAGGACCCGCAGCTCGCCGCGGTGCGGGTGGTGGTGCTGACCACCTTCGAGCTCGACGAGTATGTCTTCGAGGCGATGCGCGCGGGCGCGACCGGGTTCCTGGTGAAGCACACCGAACCGGCCGACCTGGTCCGCGCGGTGCGGGTGGTCGCGGCCGGGGACGCGCTGCTCTCGCCCGGGGTCACCCGGCGGCTGATCGCCGAGTTCTCCGCGCACGCGAAAACCCCACCGCCCGCGACGCTTTCCGAACTCACCGAGCGCGAGCGCGAGGTGATGGTGCTGGTCGCGGAGGGGCTCACCAACGCCGAGATCGGTGCGCGGCTGTTCATGAGCCCCGCCACCGCGCGCACGCACGTCAGCCGGATCCTGATGAAGCTCGGTGCCCGCGACCGCACCCAATTGGTGGTCATGGCCTACGAATCCGGGCTGGTGCGGCCGGGCTGGCAGTAG
- a CDS encoding LLM class flavin-dependent oxidoreductase: MTFAIVLVPRSGAEWVRSVQAAERQGYATILLPDTLDTPSPFPALAAAAAVTDTVRLRPNVLAGPLRNAAATIRETATLQLLSDGRFELGIGSGRPGAQAEAERLGMPWGSAAARRAQLADTVAAVRAAVDPAPAVTVAASGPRMLAAAAEFADRILLAAGPQVTEPELADMVRIVGDHTDRPIAFSHQLIGIGDRLPYWTSTRLGHTADALRAAGAAGVLDADPAAAIDTLERRREKYGIDEVIVPGELADAFAPVLAHWSA, translated from the coding sequence ATGACATTCGCCATCGTCCTCGTCCCCCGCTCCGGCGCCGAGTGGGTCCGCTCCGTCCAGGCCGCCGAGCGGCAGGGCTACGCGACGATCCTGCTGCCGGACACCCTCGACACACCGTCGCCGTTCCCGGCACTGGCCGCCGCGGCCGCCGTCACCGATACCGTCCGGCTGCGCCCGAACGTGCTCGCCGGGCCGCTGCGCAACGCCGCCGCTACCATCCGGGAAACCGCGACGCTGCAACTGCTTTCGGACGGACGCTTCGAGCTCGGCATCGGCTCCGGCCGCCCCGGCGCGCAGGCCGAGGCCGAACGGCTCGGCATGCCTTGGGGTTCGGCGGCCGCCCGGCGGGCGCAGCTGGCCGACACCGTGGCCGCGGTCCGTGCCGCGGTCGATCCGGCGCCTGCGGTCACCGTCGCCGCCAGCGGGCCCCGAATGCTAGCCGCCGCAGCGGAATTCGCCGACCGCATTCTGCTCGCGGCGGGACCTCAGGTCACCGAGCCCGAGCTCGCCGACATGGTCCGCATCGTCGGCGACCACACCGACCGCCCGATTGCCTTCAGCCACCAACTGATCGGCATCGGCGACCGACTCCCCTACTGGACCAGCACCCGTCTCGGCCACACCGCCGACGCGTTGCGCGCGGCGGGTGCGGCGGGTGTGCTCGACGCCGACCCGGCCGCCGCCATCGACACGCTGGAGCGCCGCAGGGAAAAGTACGGCATCGATGAGGTGATCGTGCCCGGTGAGCTCGCGGACGCCTTCGCACCGGTGCTCGCGCACTGGTCGGCCTAG
- a CDS encoding DUF6545 domain-containing protein: MTDMTSSWPTVISAPLVCGIWVLWGIRMVGFHATVYARRANLLLAGLAVAATLREPTWQGWVYTLSGGCLSVATQFQLAMAVMIAVAGVNVLTLRAVLGRATSPYLVVGLGLSCAVTTMISGAHARAAGVMIEQDVGWGAVGYWASLLPLTWWMAVLLVEVCLVELRGRTDPRDLALLGAGLVFLVILFAGFTCAPIAAVYQIAGRHTVFARIQQVIDRDVLLWQAVLFAVLVAIPVLLRAAEWLELDNHSRSRKRLLPLWADLTATCPEVVYTGPVIGSRRSRFLLHRTVIEIRDSVRILAGYDVPQEQAHRAVVAGLDPTMVSAVRLARACRARRTGVTRCGRGMSMIASTGGVDAEIAELTALAECWARAQIIAARSEAVGQSGMSECGT, from the coding sequence ATGACCGACATGACATCGTCGTGGCCCACGGTGATCTCCGCGCCGCTGGTGTGCGGTATCTGGGTGCTGTGGGGTATCCGGATGGTCGGTTTCCACGCGACCGTCTACGCCCGTCGGGCGAATCTGTTGCTCGCGGGTCTCGCGGTCGCCGCGACCCTGCGCGAGCCGACGTGGCAGGGCTGGGTATACACGCTCTCCGGTGGATGCCTGTCGGTGGCCACGCAGTTCCAGCTCGCGATGGCCGTCATGATCGCGGTGGCGGGTGTGAACGTGCTCACGCTGCGCGCCGTGCTCGGCCGCGCGACCTCGCCCTACCTGGTGGTCGGCCTCGGGCTGAGCTGTGCGGTGACGACCATGATCAGCGGTGCGCACGCGCGGGCGGCCGGGGTGATGATCGAACAGGACGTCGGCTGGGGCGCGGTCGGTTACTGGGCGTCGTTGCTCCCGCTGACCTGGTGGATGGCGGTGCTGCTCGTCGAGGTGTGCCTGGTCGAGCTGCGCGGCCGTACCGACCCCCGTGACCTGGCATTGCTCGGGGCGGGACTGGTCTTTCTGGTGATCCTGTTCGCCGGGTTCACCTGTGCGCCCATCGCCGCCGTGTATCAGATCGCGGGCAGGCATACGGTTTTCGCGCGGATTCAGCAGGTCATCGACCGGGATGTGCTGCTGTGGCAGGCGGTGCTGTTCGCGGTGCTCGTCGCGATACCGGTGCTGCTGCGCGCGGCCGAATGGCTCGAACTCGACAATCACTCGCGCTCGCGCAAGCGGCTGCTCCCGCTGTGGGCCGACCTCACCGCGACCTGCCCGGAGGTGGTCTACACCGGTCCGGTGATCGGCAGCCGCCGTAGCCGGTTCCTGCTGCATCGAACCGTCATCGAGATCCGCGATTCGGTCAGGATTCTCGCCGGGTACGACGTGCCGCAGGAGCAGGCACACCGTGCGGTCGTCGCGGGTCTCGACCCTACGATGGTCTCGGCGGTGCGCCTCGCGCGCGCGTGCCGGGCGCGCCGTACTGGTGTAACGCGGTGCGGCCGGGGTATGTCGATGATCGCGTCGACAGGAGGCGTCGACGCTGAGATCGCCGAGTTGACCGCGCTCGCCGAGTGCTGGGCCCGCGCCCAGATCATCGCGGCCCGCTCGGAAGCCGTTGGGCAGTCCGGGATGTCCGAGTGCGGGACGTGA